One part of the Rhodospirillaceae bacterium genome encodes these proteins:
- a CDS encoding tetratricopeptide repeat protein produces the protein MTKNFDLRLNEALDQHRAGRPDLAEPVYRELFEENPGNAELNHLLGIIELAKDHHQEAEVFIAQAIRRDDTNPKYHNTLGALLRETGRNQEAVEAYQMAIRIDPGFTQARHNLGEAFRTMGKNREAEDCFVETLESEPDNVDALNNIAVLLMTDFLYEEALEPLRRAATLAPDNARVLTNLLQCLEHMSLLAEASELVFKLEATGPVNARGKLITSRIERRTGREAQAANSLRGLLKTNLKPGIHSQILFELGHLLDRSGQPDEAFDIFTKANTLQPLEGSDPARYRSRVARDRNWFTAENLKLWEDSTDEDTLAPVFLVGFPRSGTTLMEQILRTHPGVVSTGEASPLERLRNYLHQQGNYPECLGTAKPGDIKKWQGLFADFAHDIIGEPLDGRVMIDKTPLNIAEMGLINRLLPNAKIITALRDPRDVCLSCFMQGFQPDDAMTNFNELQSSVQLYELVMEYWLHCRQNMALPWIEFRYEDLTRDFEACSRRVLDFIDIPWSDDIKQYRDGILARPITTPGFRDMTIPMYTHAVGRWLKYRQHLEPTYEPLEPFIGDFGYTE, from the coding sequence ATGACTAAAAATTTCGACCTCAGGCTAAACGAGGCCCTTGACCAACACCGGGCTGGACGACCCGATCTGGCTGAACCGGTTTACCGGGAACTGTTCGAGGAGAACCCCGGGAACGCCGAACTCAACCACTTGTTGGGAATCATCGAACTGGCCAAGGATCACCATCAGGAGGCCGAAGTCTTCATCGCCCAGGCGATCAGGCGAGATGACACCAACCCCAAATATCACAACACACTGGGCGCCCTGTTAAGGGAAACCGGGCGCAATCAGGAAGCTGTCGAAGCGTATCAGATGGCCATTCGAATTGACCCGGGTTTTACACAGGCCCGTCACAATTTAGGCGAAGCCTTTCGCACCATGGGGAAAAATCGGGAAGCCGAAGACTGTTTTGTCGAAACACTTGAATCCGAGCCCGACAATGTGGACGCCCTGAATAATATTGCCGTCCTGCTCATGACCGACTTCCTTTATGAGGAAGCACTGGAACCGTTGCGCCGCGCCGCTACTTTGGCCCCCGATAATGCCAGAGTGTTGACCAACCTTCTTCAGTGCCTGGAACACATGAGTCTGCTGGCCGAAGCGTCAGAACTGGTGTTCAAGCTCGAAGCGACGGGACCTGTCAACGCCCGCGGAAAACTGATTACTTCGCGTATTGAGCGTCGCACGGGCCGGGAAGCGCAGGCAGCCAACAGTTTACGCGGCCTTTTGAAAACAAATTTAAAGCCCGGCATTCACTCTCAAATCCTTTTTGAACTGGGACATCTTCTCGACAGATCCGGTCAACCCGATGAAGCTTTTGATATTTTTACAAAGGCCAATACTCTGCAGCCATTGGAAGGTTCAGACCCGGCCCGCTATCGCTCCCGCGTGGCCCGGGACAGAAACTGGTTCACAGCGGAAAACCTGAAGCTCTGGGAGGATTCGACAGACGAGGACACGCTGGCACCGGTTTTCCTTGTTGGCTTTCCCCGCTCTGGCACCACTCTTATGGAACAGATACTGCGCACCCATCCGGGGGTCGTCAGCACCGGCGAAGCCTCACCTTTGGAAAGGCTCAGAAATTATCTTCATCAACAAGGAAATTATCCTGAATGTCTGGGCACCGCAAAGCCCGGGGATATTAAAAAATGGCAGGGTTTGTTCGCCGATTTCGCCCACGACATTATCGGCGAGCCTCTTGATGGGCGGGTGATGATCGACAAGACACCCCTTAATATCGCCGAGATGGGGCTCATCAACAGACTTCTACCCAATGCCAAAATCATAACCGCCTTGCGTGACCCCAGAGATGTTTGCCTGAGTTGTTTCATGCAGGGTTTTCAACCTGATGATGCGATGACAAATTTCAACGAGCTACAGTCCAGCGTTCAGCTTTATGAATTGGTCATGGAATATTGGCTGCATTGCCGCCAGAATATGGCGCTGCCATGGATTGAATTCAGGTACGAAGACCTGACTCGTGATTTCGAGGCTTGTTCCCGGCGTGTGCTTGATTTCATCGACATTCCCTGGTCCGACGACATCAAACAATACCGCGATGGCATTCTGGCCAGGCCAATCACCACACCCGGCTTTCGCGACATGACCATTCCGATGTATACTCACGCTGTCGGAAGGTGGTTAAAATACCGGCAACATCTTGAGCCGACCTATGAGCCGCTGGAACCCTTTATCGGTGATTTCGGCTACACTGAATAA
- a CDS encoding DsbA family protein, producing the protein MLRKFLLSAFLIASVVVSGSAIAGDELNDAQKMEVEKIIQDYIVNNPEVLMRAMQDYQMRQQVEKQQKARNNLITLAADLNSNPASPVIGNPDGDVTIVEFFDYRCGYCKKVFPTIQALLKEDGNIRYVLKEFPILGPQSVIASQVALAVWNKAPEKYMDFHSSLMTVRGQLSEKRVLSIAEDLGINAGIIAKAMNEAPVTNELNKNMRLAQSLGIEGTPAFVVGQELAPGAIGMDELKQMVAAARKG; encoded by the coding sequence ATGCTGCGAAAATTCCTTTTATCCGCCTTCCTGATCGCCTCCGTTGTCGTTTCCGGTTCCGCCATCGCTGGTGATGAACTAAACGACGCCCAAAAAATGGAGGTCGAGAAAATCATCCAGGACTATATCGTCAACAATCCGGAAGTCCTGATGCGTGCGATGCAGGATTATCAAATGCGCCAGCAGGTCGAAAAACAGCAAAAAGCCCGCAATAACCTGATCACCCTGGCCGCCGATTTGAACAGCAACCCCGCATCCCCGGTGATCGGCAACCCTGATGGTGATGTCACTATTGTCGAGTTTTTCGATTATCGCTGCGGATACTGCAAAAAGGTTTTCCCGACCATTCAGGCGCTGCTTAAAGAAGACGGCAATATCCGTTATGTCCTTAAAGAATTTCCCATACTGGGGCCACAGTCTGTGATCGCCAGTCAGGTGGCGTTGGCCGTCTGGAACAAGGCGCCGGAAAAATACATGGATTTCCACTCCAGCCTGATGACGGTGCGCGGACAGTTGAGTGAAAAGAGAGTCCTGTCAATCGCCGAAGACCTGGGCATCAATGCCGGCATCATTGCCAAGGCAATGAACGAAGCACCGGTTACCAATGAGCTCAACAAGAATATGAGACTGGCGCAAAGCCTGGGCATCGAAGGAACGCCTGCCTTTGTCGTTGGCCAGGAACTGGCTCCTGGCGCCATTGGTATGGATGAACTGAAGCAAATGGTCGCGGCAGCCCGTAAAGGCTAA